One genomic window of Haloferax mediterranei ATCC 33500 includes the following:
- a CDS encoding DUF7557 family protein encodes MASARTNRFEYDYPVGYEPEVQTETVELDRRTVERLDALCEDEESYDELINELVSTFTASELLAARVDSPLIE; translated from the coding sequence ATGGCGTCCGCGAGAACAAACAGATTCGAATACGACTACCCGGTTGGCTACGAACCGGAGGTACAAACAGAGACGGTCGAACTGGACCGTCGAACCGTCGAGCGACTCGATGCGCTGTGCGAGGACGAGGAGTCGTACGACGAACTAATCAACGAACTGGTTTCCACCTTTACGGCGAGCGAGCTTCTCGCCGCCCGCGTGGACAGTCCACTCATCGAGTGA
- a CDS encoding NifU family protein gives MSTETQDGEDDLKERVVNFLRRNFPQIQMHGGSAAIRDLDRETGEVTVLLGGACSGCGISPMTIQAIKTRMVKEIPEINEVHADTGMDGDMGGESRGGTSPSFPGDTSDDTTDIEDDQGPQAPF, from the coding sequence ATGAGCACGGAGACGCAGGACGGCGAGGACGACCTCAAAGAGCGTGTTGTGAACTTCCTCCGTCGGAACTTCCCGCAGATCCAGATGCACGGTGGCAGCGCGGCCATCCGCGACCTGGACCGCGAGACCGGCGAAGTGACGGTTCTCCTCGGTGGCGCTTGCTCCGGGTGCGGTATCTCGCCGATGACGATTCAGGCTATCAAGACCCGCATGGTCAAGGAAATCCCCGAAATCAACGAAGTCCACGCCGACACCGGCATGGACGGAGACATGGGCGGCGAGAGTCGTGGCGGCACCAGTCCGTCGTTCCCCGGCGACACCAGCGACGACACGACCGACATCGAAGACGACCAAGGTCCGCAGGCCCCGTTCTAG
- a CDS encoding sulfatase: MTESPENVLFVVMDTVRKDHLTPYGYDRPTTPGLERFAEEATVFEQAVAPAPWTLPVHASLFTGMYPSQHGADQENPYLEGVTTLAETLSAAGYDTACYSSNAWITPYTHLTDGFEQQDNFFEVMPGDFLSGPLAKAWKTMNDSDTLRALADKLVSLGNTAHEYLAGGDGADSKTPTVIDETIDFIDDSEEFFAFINLMDAHLPYHPPEEYKAEFASGVDSTEVCQNSKEYNAGAYEIESDEWEAIRGLYDAEIAHIDDQLTRLFDYLKETDQWDDTMVVVCADHGELHGEHGLYGHEFCLYDPLINVPLIVKHPTLGTGRHEEQVELVDLYHTVLDSLGVEGGEPASPGDNVVGLDRTRSLLSADYRDFAKATNDDPGQRRDGEYAFVEYSRPVVELKQLEEKASGAGIVLPEDSRFYSRMRSARRVDAKYTRIDRIPDEAYRIDTDPEETENLATSDDEAIAETERALSEFEDAIGGAWTDALDTDVSDGSVDQMDDEAQERLRDLGYLE; the protein is encoded by the coding sequence ATGACCGAGTCGCCCGAGAACGTCCTCTTCGTCGTCATGGACACGGTCCGAAAGGACCATCTCACCCCGTACGGCTACGACCGCCCGACGACGCCGGGCCTCGAACGGTTCGCCGAAGAGGCGACCGTGTTCGAACAGGCCGTTGCACCCGCACCGTGGACCCTCCCGGTTCACGCCTCGCTTTTTACTGGGATGTACCCGAGTCAGCACGGTGCTGACCAAGAAAACCCCTACCTCGAAGGCGTCACCACGCTCGCCGAGACGCTCTCGGCGGCCGGCTACGACACAGCGTGTTACTCCTCGAACGCGTGGATTACGCCCTATACGCACCTGACTGACGGATTCGAGCAACAGGATAACTTCTTCGAGGTCATGCCGGGGGACTTCCTCTCCGGCCCGCTGGCGAAGGCCTGGAAGACCATGAACGACAGCGACACACTCCGGGCGCTCGCCGACAAACTCGTCAGCCTCGGCAACACCGCCCACGAGTATCTCGCCGGCGGCGACGGGGCGGACTCGAAAACGCCCACTGTCATCGACGAAACTATCGACTTCATCGACGACTCCGAGGAGTTCTTCGCGTTCATCAACCTCATGGACGCACACCTCCCGTACCACCCACCGGAGGAGTACAAAGCGGAGTTCGCATCGGGTGTCGACTCGACCGAAGTGTGCCAGAACTCAAAAGAGTACAACGCCGGTGCCTACGAGATAGAGTCCGACGAGTGGGAAGCCATCCGCGGCCTCTACGACGCCGAAATCGCCCATATCGACGACCAACTCACGCGGTTGTTCGACTACCTGAAAGAGACCGACCAGTGGGACGACACCATGGTCGTCGTCTGTGCCGACCACGGCGAACTCCACGGCGAACACGGCCTGTACGGCCACGAGTTCTGTCTGTACGACCCGCTCATCAACGTCCCGCTCATCGTCAAACACCCCACACTCGGCACGGGGCGACACGAAGAACAGGTCGAACTGGTCGACCTCTACCACACGGTCCTCGACTCGCTCGGTGTGGAGGGTGGCGAACCCGCCAGCCCCGGCGACAACGTGGTCGGTCTCGACCGCACGCGGTCGCTTCTGTCCGCGGACTACCGCGACTTCGCCAAGGCGACGAACGACGACCCCGGACAGCGACGAGACGGCGAATACGCCTTCGTCGAGTACTCTCGTCCCGTTGTCGAACTCAAACAATTAGAGGAGAAGGCATCGGGCGCAGGCATCGTCCTCCCGGAGGATTCGCGGTTCTACTCCCGGATGCGCTCGGCCCGGCGAGTCGATGCCAAGTACACCCGAATCGACCGGATTCCAGACGAAGCGTACCGCATCGACACGGACCCAGAAGAGACAGAGAACCTCGCCACGTCGGACGACGAAGCCATCGCCGAGACGGAGCGCGCACTCAGTGAATTCGAAGACGCCATCGGCGGCGCGTGGACCGACGCGCTCGACACCGACGTTTCGGACGGCTCGGTCGACCAGATGGACGACGAAGCACAAGAGCGACTCCGCGACCTCGGATATCTCGAATAG
- a CDS encoding DHHA1 domain-containing protein: MDGPVPELTEHAAACADRLRDADRVLLASHIDADGLTSAGIASAALERAGIPFETVFCRQLDEAAVADIAATDYDTVLFTDFGSGQLDIIVEYEDAGDFHPVIADHHQPADGVETEHHLNPLRFGLDGATELSGAGASYVLARALEPAGGDNRDLAALAVVGAVGDMQDSNGELHGANTGIVDEGVEAGVVEEGTDLRIYGRQTRALPKLLQYATDVRIPGISNNEAGAIEFLTELDVPCRDDDGEWKRWVDLTGDERQTLASALMRRAIASGVPASRIDDLVGTTYVLSREKEGTELRDVSEFSTLLNATARYDRADVGLAVCLGERDRALDRARRLLRNHRKNLSNGLQWVKEQGVSVEENLQWFDAGDEIRETIVGIVAGMAVGTNATRNGIPVLAFAENEDGDVKVSSRGSYVMVRNGLDLSAVMREASRAVGGDGGGHDVAAGATIPKGEVAAFIAEADRIVGEQLG; the protein is encoded by the coding sequence ATGGACGGACCCGTCCCCGAACTCACCGAGCACGCAGCGGCGTGTGCGGACCGACTCCGCGACGCCGACCGGGTGCTTCTCGCCTCGCACATCGACGCCGACGGGTTGACGAGCGCTGGCATCGCCTCGGCGGCACTCGAACGCGCCGGAATCCCGTTCGAGACGGTGTTTTGTCGCCAACTCGACGAGGCGGCCGTCGCCGATATCGCCGCCACTGACTACGACACCGTTCTCTTCACCGACTTCGGCAGTGGCCAACTCGATATCATCGTCGAGTACGAGGACGCGGGCGACTTCCACCCGGTCATCGCCGACCACCACCAACCCGCCGACGGCGTCGAGACCGAACACCACCTGAACCCGCTTCGGTTCGGACTCGACGGCGCGACCGAACTCTCCGGAGCAGGCGCGAGTTACGTCCTCGCTCGCGCGCTCGAACCGGCGGGCGGAGACAATCGAGACCTCGCGGCTCTCGCGGTCGTCGGGGCGGTGGGCGACATGCAGGACTCGAACGGCGAACTCCACGGAGCCAACACGGGCATCGTCGACGAGGGCGTCGAAGCCGGCGTCGTCGAGGAAGGGACCGACCTCCGCATTTACGGTCGCCAGACCCGTGCCCTCCCAAAGCTGCTCCAGTACGCGACCGACGTTCGCATCCCCGGCATCTCGAACAACGAAGCCGGCGCTATCGAGTTCCTGACCGAACTCGACGTTCCGTGCCGTGACGACGACGGCGAGTGGAAACGGTGGGTCGACCTCACCGGCGACGAGCGACAGACGCTCGCCAGCGCACTGATGCGCCGCGCCATCGCCAGCGGCGTTCCCGCCTCGCGCATCGACGACCTCGTAGGGACGACCTACGTACTCTCCCGCGAGAAAGAAGGAACCGAACTTCGCGACGTGAGCGAGTTTTCGACGCTCCTGAACGCGACGGCGCGCTACGACCGGGCGGACGTGGGTCTCGCAGTCTGTCTCGGCGAGCGCGACCGCGCACTCGATAGGGCGCGCAGGCTCCTTCGAAATCACCGCAAAAACCTCTCGAACGGGCTTCAATGGGTGAAAGAACAGGGCGTGAGTGTGGAAGAGAACCTCCAGTGGTTCGACGCGGGCGACGAGATACGCGAGACCATCGTCGGCATCGTCGCGGGGATGGCCGTTGGTACCAACGCGACGCGAAACGGAATTCCGGTGTTGGCCTTCGCCGAGAACGAAGACGGCGACGTGAAGGTCTCCTCGCGCGGGTCGTACGTGATGGTCAGAAACGGTCTCGACCTCTCTGCTGTCATGCGCGAGGCATCCCGTGCAGTCGGCGGCGACGGTGGCGGTCACGACGTTGCCGCGGGCGCGACGATTCCGAAGGGTGAAGTGGCGGCGTTTATCGCCGAAGCCGACCGCATCGTCGGCGAGCAGTTAGGGTAA
- a CDS encoding DUF5783 family protein — protein MADFDPEKFEDKYANYFPELQRAYKNAFETMNDEFDSTLIHGIDQQILNESEPFYEDGDFTVELPENPSERLTAVEIDDDELESVLERYLDEIEGELHRVFGVES, from the coding sequence ATGGCCGATTTCGACCCGGAGAAGTTCGAGGACAAGTACGCCAACTACTTCCCCGAACTCCAGCGCGCGTACAAGAACGCCTTCGAGACGATGAACGACGAGTTCGACTCGACGCTCATCCACGGTATCGACCAGCAGATTCTGAACGAGTCCGAGCCGTTCTACGAAGACGGCGACTTCACCGTCGAACTCCCCGAGAATCCGTCGGAACGACTTACGGCCGTCGAAATCGACGACGACGAGCTCGAATCCGTTCTCGAACGGTATCTCGACGAGATAGAGGGCGAACTGCATCGGGTCTTCGGCGTCGAATCGTAA
- the hemC gene encoding hydroxymethylbilane synthase: MTTRTLRLATRGSALARAQATSVQEALAGRKLDVELVEVETTGDLIQDELIHRLGKTGAFVHALDERVLDGEVDIAVHSMKDMPTEKPHDLVVAGVPERAPAGDVLITAEGHDIDELPEGAVVGTSSLRRQAQLLNYRDDIEVEPLRGNIDTRIEKLLATHLQREHEARVENDKERQGKRGKTDHEAEFDESADEWFDGLTELERQAMERKVETEYDAIVLAEAGLKRSGLDKKINYERLPRTDFVPAPGQGAIAVTASDSEVIDLVKDKLDHPRSRVETTVERTILAELGGGCIAPVGVHALLQGEHVHVDVHVLATDGSESIKTSRDLPVGNHANAARDFAAALRDRGAGQLVEAAREEAEEE; this comes from the coding sequence ATGACTACACGGACACTTCGCTTGGCGACGCGAGGGTCGGCGCTCGCTCGCGCACAGGCCACGAGTGTACAGGAGGCGCTCGCAGGTCGCAAACTCGACGTCGAACTCGTCGAAGTCGAGACCACAGGCGACCTCATTCAGGACGAACTCATCCACCGACTCGGCAAGACGGGTGCGTTCGTCCACGCGCTCGACGAGCGCGTCCTCGACGGCGAGGTCGATATCGCGGTCCACTCGATGAAGGACATGCCGACCGAGAAGCCCCACGACCTCGTGGTCGCGGGCGTCCCCGAGCGCGCTCCCGCCGGCGACGTGCTCATCACGGCCGAGGGTCACGACATCGACGAACTTCCCGAAGGAGCCGTCGTCGGCACCTCGTCGCTCCGCCGGCAGGCCCAACTGCTCAACTACCGCGACGACATCGAAGTCGAACCGCTCCGCGGTAACATCGACACCCGCATCGAGAAACTGCTCGCCACGCACCTCCAGCGCGAGCACGAAGCTCGCGTCGAAAACGACAAGGAACGACAGGGCAAGCGCGGCAAGACCGACCACGAAGCGGAGTTCGACGAGAGCGCAGACGAGTGGTTCGACGGACTCACCGAACTCGAACGACAGGCGATGGAACGCAAGGTCGAAACCGAATACGACGCCATCGTCCTCGCCGAGGCCGGACTGAAACGCAGTGGTCTCGACAAGAAAATCAACTACGAGCGGCTTCCCCGGACGGATTTCGTCCCCGCACCCGGTCAGGGTGCGATTGCGGTGACCGCATCCGACTCCGAAGTCATCGACCTCGTCAAGGACAAACTCGACCACCCTCGGAGCCGCGTCGAGACCACCGTCGAGCGAACCATCCTCGCCGAACTCGGCGGCGGCTGTATCGCACCGGTCGGCGTCCACGCGCTCCTGCAGGGCGAACACGTCCACGTCGATGTACACGTGCTCGCAACCGACGGCTCGGAGTCCATCAAGACGTCCCGCGACCTGCCGGTTGGGAACCACGCAAACGCCGCCCGCGACTTCGCGGCCGCCCTCCGCGACCGCGGTGCAGGACAGTTAGTCGAAGCCGCCCGGGAAGAGGCCGAGGAGGAGTAA
- the cobA gene encoding uroporphyrinogen-III C-methyltransferase, whose protein sequence is MTVEDEQTAVDESTDDATVGTVHLVGSGPGDPELLTMKAARLIDEADVVLHDKLPGPEILQMIPAEKREDVGKRAGGEWTPQEYTNNRMVELAREGKEIVRLKGGDPFVFGRGGEEMEHLAENGIPFDIVPGITSAVAGPGSAGIPVTHRDHVSSVSFVTGHEDPTKDESAVDWEALAATGGTLVVLMGVGKLPLYTAELRDAGMDGDMPVALIERATWPDMRVATGTLDTIVDVRDEGEIEPPAITVIGEVAATRDRVKEFLLGGGADAITERITTGGDVEETE, encoded by the coding sequence ATGACAGTGGAGGACGAGCAGACGGCAGTAGATGAATCGACAGATGACGCGACCGTCGGAACGGTCCACCTCGTCGGCAGCGGACCGGGTGACCCGGAACTGCTGACGATGAAGGCTGCCCGCCTCATCGACGAGGCGGACGTAGTCCTCCACGACAAGCTTCCCGGCCCGGAGATTCTGCAGATGATTCCGGCCGAAAAGCGCGAAGACGTGGGCAAGCGGGCCGGCGGCGAGTGGACGCCGCAGGAGTACACGAACAACCGGATGGTCGAACTCGCCCGCGAAGGCAAGGAAATCGTCCGCCTGAAGGGCGGCGACCCGTTCGTCTTCGGCCGCGGCGGCGAGGAGATGGAACATCTCGCCGAAAACGGAATCCCGTTCGACATCGTGCCGGGAATCACCTCGGCCGTCGCCGGTCCCGGGTCGGCGGGCATCCCCGTCACCCACCGCGACCACGTCTCGTCGGTCTCGTTCGTCACAGGCCACGAGGACCCGACAAAGGACGAGTCTGCAGTGGACTGGGAAGCACTCGCCGCGACCGGGGGGACGCTCGTCGTCCTCATGGGTGTCGGGAAACTTCCCCTCTACACCGCCGAACTTCGCGATGCGGGAATGGATGGCGACATGCCAGTCGCACTCATCGAACGGGCGACGTGGCCCGATATGCGAGTCGCAACCGGCACGCTCGACACTATCGTCGACGTGCGCGACGAGGGCGAGATTGAGCCACCCGCAATCACCGTCATCGGCGAGGTGGCTGCGACCCGCGACCGCGTGAAGGAGTTCCTCCTCGGTGGCGGCGCTGACGCCATCACCGAACGGATTACAACCGGCGGCGACGTGGAGGAGACCGAATGA
- a CDS encoding VOC family protein, whose protein sequence is MAHGVYGFDHVALPVSNLERAVSFYTEVLGLPSVDKRNPADGTYHWVRVGQGQSLNLAETAEGDDVRPGHVSFAAPESFLDSLRERLSDESINFRDTDTSLYFTDPDGNELEVTCWRESRLRESGASHW, encoded by the coding sequence ATGGCACACGGCGTCTACGGATTCGACCACGTCGCCCTTCCCGTCTCGAACCTCGAAAGAGCGGTCTCGTTCTACACCGAGGTACTCGGTCTGCCGTCGGTGGACAAACGAAACCCAGCAGACGGAACGTACCACTGGGTTCGCGTCGGACAAGGGCAATCACTCAATCTTGCCGAGACAGCCGAGGGCGACGACGTGCGGCCGGGCCACGTTTCGTTCGCCGCACCGGAGTCGTTTCTGGACTCGCTCCGCGAACGACTCAGCGATGAGAGTATCAACTTCCGCGACACCGATACGAGTCTCTATTTCACAGACCCCGACGGAAACGAACTCGAAGTAACGTGCTGGCGGGAGTCGCGACTTCGCGAGAGCGGCGCGAGTCACTGGTAA
- a CDS encoding DUF7130 family rubredoxin-like protein, whose amino-acid sequence MAESTQPTVGMTVYAEDGTELGSVRGFNEDGFFVTTREGIAEMSIEHERAGHEFGEAELMWRCSDCGEMGDIDELPDSCPNCGTEREALYYWIED is encoded by the coding sequence ATGGCTGAGAGCACACAGCCGACGGTGGGAATGACGGTGTACGCCGAAGATGGAACAGAACTCGGCAGTGTCCGGGGGTTCAACGAGGACGGGTTCTTCGTCACGACCCGCGAGGGGATTGCCGAGATGTCCATCGAGCACGAACGCGCCGGTCACGAGTTCGGGGAGGCCGAGTTAATGTGGCGATGCAGTGACTGCGGTGAGATGGGTGACATCGATGAACTTCCGGATTCGTGTCCGAACTGCGGCACGGAGCGCGAGGCGCTCTACTACTGGATTGAAGACTGA
- a CDS encoding ketopantoate reductase family protein, with amino-acid sequence MRILVFGAGSLGTLVGGLLASVHDVTLVARDRHATRVSKTGLDIVGAESAHASPAATTAETGHDADLAIVTVKSFDTAAAAEALADCDADAILSLQNGLTEEMLASRLEAPVLAGTATYGARLVAPGRVECTGVGRVVLGALDGGTSPLAERVGKAFRDANINTLVAADMPRRRWEKLAVNAGINAVTALSRVENGCLAANEASELTHRAARETARVARLEGVRLPNRVARAAIDRVIEKTAANRSSMLQDVESGKRTEVDAINGAVVDIAAEHDFEVPTNRTLAALLRAWERGEGLR; translated from the coding sequence ATGCGAATCCTCGTCTTCGGCGCGGGCAGTCTCGGCACCCTCGTCGGCGGGCTTCTGGCGTCCGTTCACGACGTGACGCTCGTCGCCCGCGACCGACACGCCACACGAGTCTCGAAGACCGGTCTCGACATCGTCGGTGCCGAGTCCGCACACGCCTCACCGGCCGCCACGACAGCCGAAACGGGCCACGACGCCGACCTCGCGATTGTCACTGTCAAATCGTTCGACACAGCGGCGGCGGCCGAGGCACTCGCCGATTGCGACGCCGATGCCATCCTCTCACTCCAAAACGGTCTCACCGAAGAGATGCTCGCCTCCCGACTCGAAGCTCCCGTCCTCGCCGGGACAGCGACCTACGGTGCTCGACTCGTCGCCCCCGGGCGAGTGGAGTGTACTGGCGTCGGCCGCGTCGTCTTAGGTGCTCTCGACGGCGGAACTTCTCCCCTCGCAGAGCGGGTCGGGAAAGCGTTCCGCGATGCGAACATCAATACGCTCGTCGCCGCGGATATGCCCCGCCGCCGCTGGGAGAAACTCGCGGTGAACGCCGGCATCAACGCTGTTACCGCGCTCTCGCGGGTCGAAAACGGCTGCCTTGCGGCCAACGAGGCGAGCGAGCTTACCCACCGGGCCGCCCGCGAGACCGCCCGAGTCGCCCGATTAGAGGGCGTTCGGCTCCCGAACCGCGTCGCTCGTGCGGCGATTGACCGGGTCATCGAAAAGACAGCCGCAAACCGTTCTTCGATGCTGCAGGACGTGGAATCGGGCAAACGAACCGAAGTCGATGCCATCAACGGTGCGGTGGTCGATATCGCCGCCGAACACGATTTCGAGGTTCCGACGAACCGGACGCTCGCGGCGCTCTTGCGGGCGTGGGAGCGCGGAGAAGGGCTTCGGTAG
- a CDS encoding DoxX family protein codes for MIVSGAGKVLAVGPKSMGISSFAGFLASLGVPLPAVAAWGVGLVELVGGFLLLVGLFVRITGSLIAIIMFVAMVAVHLPNGYPSSSGGIEYTLTLVLLALAVVLSGPGALSLERALFDEEVLTSGTGRSMRAD; via the coding sequence ATGATTGTCTCTGGCGCTGGCAAAGTCCTCGCAGTCGGGCCAAAATCAATGGGAATCTCGAGTTTCGCGGGGTTCTTGGCGAGCCTCGGTGTTCCACTCCCCGCCGTTGCGGCGTGGGGTGTCGGTCTCGTCGAACTCGTCGGTGGATTCCTGTTGTTGGTTGGGTTGTTCGTTCGTATCACGGGTTCGTTGATTGCCATCATCATGTTCGTTGCGATGGTGGCAGTCCATCTCCCGAACGGATATCCCTCCTCTAGCGGCGGCATCGAATACACGCTCACGCTGGTCCTGCTCGCGCTCGCAGTCGTGTTGAGCGGACCGGGAGCGCTCTCACTCGAGCGCGCTCTCTTCGACGAAGAAGTACTCACATCTGGTACTGGGCGGTCGATGCGGGCGGACTGA
- a CDS encoding MFS transporter, translating to MDRSWQAVGAVAGWQTAASLCYYTIFAATGLIRTEFGLSESLVGVFVTAGLLGYTLVLFPSGAAVDGYGEKPVMVVGLLALAVALVSVTLSTPSYALLLVTAALLGGAYSTAMPASNRGIVAAAPAGSKNLAMGLKQVGVTVGSGASSLIITGIAVVAAWQVGFWLIAAVALGYALVFAARYDGNPGTGRLERPRLDGLRDNRAYVALVAAALFIGASIFSMLGYTVLYVQDVVKQGPAIAGGVLAATQVTGSIGRIGAGSLADRLGGARGAATVALVQLAGSVGLFALLAVTGGSLALSVAVFVALGLTIHGSTGVFYSCLSAVVDDGDIGAATAGGQTALNIGGLLAPPLFGTVVQFVGYGAGWALVAASTVLATALLFVVRRRL from the coding sequence ATAGACAGGTCGTGGCAGGCCGTGGGCGCGGTTGCCGGATGGCAGACCGCAGCGAGTCTCTGTTACTACACGATTTTCGCCGCGACCGGGTTGATTCGAACGGAGTTCGGACTCTCCGAGTCGCTGGTCGGCGTTTTCGTGACCGCCGGGTTACTCGGCTACACGCTCGTCTTGTTCCCGAGCGGCGCGGCTGTCGATGGCTACGGCGAAAAACCGGTGATGGTCGTCGGCCTCCTCGCGCTGGCCGTCGCCCTCGTCAGTGTCACGCTTTCCACACCGTCGTACGCGCTGTTGTTGGTGACGGCGGCGCTCCTCGGTGGAGCCTACTCGACCGCGATGCCCGCCTCGAATCGTGGCATCGTCGCGGCCGCGCCCGCCGGGAGCAAGAATCTCGCAATGGGCCTGAAACAGGTCGGCGTCACCGTCGGCAGCGGAGCCTCGTCGCTCATCATCACTGGTATCGCCGTCGTCGCCGCGTGGCAGGTCGGCTTCTGGCTCATCGCCGCCGTCGCGCTCGGCTACGCGCTCGTCTTCGCTGCTCGCTACGACGGAAACCCCGGAACCGGCCGCCTCGAACGCCCGAGACTCGATGGACTGCGCGACAACCGGGCCTACGTCGCGCTCGTCGCCGCCGCTCTCTTCATCGGCGCGTCCATCTTCTCGATGCTCGGCTACACCGTTCTCTACGTGCAGGACGTGGTCAAGCAGGGTCCCGCTATCGCCGGCGGCGTCCTCGCGGCGACGCAGGTGACCGGCAGTATCGGCCGCATCGGTGCCGGAAGCCTCGCCGACCGACTCGGCGGGGCGCGCGGGGCGGCGACAGTCGCGCTCGTCCAACTCGCCGGTTCCGTCGGTCTGTTCGCCCTCCTCGCGGTGACGGGCGGGTCGCTCGCGCTCTCAGTCGCCGTGTTCGTCGCGCTCGGCCTCACCATCCACGGTTCGACCGGTGTCTTCTACTCGTGTCTGAGCGCCGTCGTCGACGACGGCGACATTGGAGCAGCGACTGCCGGCGGACAAACCGCGCTCAACATCGGCGGCCTGCTCGCACCGCCACTTTTCGGAACCGTAGTCCAGTTCGTCGGCTACGGGGCCGGATGGGCGCTCGTCGCAGCCTCGACGGTCCTTGCGACCGCGCTCCTGTTCGTGGTGAGACGGCGACTCTGA
- a CDS encoding uroporphyrinogen-III synthase, with the protein MSQQVRAAVFRPADDRIDRAVELLESLGATPVPDPMLAVEPTDAMPEDGDYVILTSKTGVELLDEAGWEPGGSVLCCIGPATADAARGAGWIVDRVPEEYTSLGLVEHLAPDVDGATVEVARSDHGSQELIDGLREAGAEVHETVLYRLTRPNGSGKAAEMAATGNLEAALFTSSLTVEHLLDAAEERGIREKVIAGLNDAIVGAIGPPTRETAESHGIDVTVVPDEATFEALACDVVETAAPTYHE; encoded by the coding sequence ATGAGCCAACAAGTCCGCGCGGCCGTCTTCCGACCGGCCGACGACCGAATCGACCGCGCCGTCGAACTCCTCGAATCGCTCGGCGCGACGCCGGTTCCGGACCCGATGCTCGCGGTCGAGCCGACGGATGCGATGCCCGAAGATGGCGACTACGTCATCCTCACGAGCAAGACGGGCGTCGAACTCCTCGACGAGGCTGGCTGGGAACCCGGCGGCTCGGTCCTCTGCTGTATCGGACCTGCGACTGCTGATGCGGCCCGCGGCGCAGGCTGGATAGTCGACCGCGTCCCGGAAGAGTACACCTCGCTCGGACTGGTCGAACACCTCGCTCCCGACGTTGACGGCGCGACAGTCGAAGTCGCTCGGAGCGACCACGGCAGTCAGGAACTCATCGACGGTCTGCGCGAAGCGGGTGCGGAGGTCCACGAGACGGTCCTCTATCGACTCACCCGCCCCAACGGGTCTGGGAAAGCCGCCGAGATGGCTGCCACGGGCAACCTCGAAGCCGCACTCTTCACCTCGTCGCTCACGGTCGAACACCTGCTCGACGCCGCCGAAGAACGGGGTATCCGCGAGAAGGTTATCGCCGGTCTGAACGACGCCATCGTCGGTGCAATCGGTCCGCCGACCCGCGAAACGGCGGAATCACACGGTATCGACGTGACCGTCGTCCCCGACGAAGCGACGTTCGAAGCGCTCGCCTGCGACGTGGTCGAGACGGCCGCGCCGACGTACCACGAGTGA